A window of Blastocatellia bacterium genomic DNA:
ACTACAGGAACATTATGAATGAATTCTTGTCCTGCTGTCACCATTTCTTTCTCTATTTCTTTGGCTAATTCTTCCGCCTGCTCGCTTACCACTTCTAAAACTAGTTCATCATGTATATTATTGATTAATTTAGCAGGTTTATTAGCCAATGCTTTATGTAGCAGCATCATAGCGCGTTTGCTAATATCGGCTGAAGTGCCTTGTATTGGCATATTTTTTCCTAATCTAATTGTTGCTGATTGGCTTGTAGGATCGTCACTATCAAAATCAACATACATTAACCTTCCAAGTCTTGTGCGGGACTCTCTTGTTTCCAATGCTGTTTGTCCTGCTTTTTTAAGCCAATTAGCAACTCCACTATAAGTATTAAAATAGCGTTCAATTAGTCGCTCTGATTCTGCAAATGGGCGGTTAATTCTATTAGAAAGACCTTGCGCACCCATTCCATAAATTATCCCATAATTAAGTTGTTTAGCAGCAGCACGATGCTCAGGGCTAACGGCACTTAATGGAATATTAAACATTTGACTAGCAGTAATACAATGAAGATCTGCCCCACTACAAAAAGCTTTTATTAAGACCTTATCATCTGCCCAATCAGCTAAAATACGCAGTTCTATTTGAGAATAATCAGCAATAATCAATTTATGACCTGGTGCAGCTATAAAACAGCTACGATAATCTGCTGTGTGTGGAATTTGTTGTAGATTAGGCTCATGACAAGATAGCCGCCCTGTTGGTGTCCCTATTTGAAAAAAACTAAGCATGAATTCTTCCTGTTATTGGGTGAATAAACTTTAACATCCCTAAACCATAGCTAGATAAAGCTTTTTGTAAACTACGGTACTCCAAAAGCTGTTCTAAAATGGGAAATTCTTGAGACAAGTGATGTAAATTTACACTTTTGGTATCAATCAAGGGAATACCTAAGCGTTTTAATGCTTCCTGAACTTGTGAGGGGCTATCTAAATTAATATTAGATTCACCAAAAAGGCTCATTTGAAGGTCAACCGGCTCTAAAGCTTGTCTAAGCACGCTAGCTACAGCCGCGTGTTTTCTTTCTGTCTCTGCTACAATTGCTTGCCAATGTTTAGCATCTAGCAATACTCCAGCAAGTTCCATATCTGCAATAGCTTCAATGGAGTCAAATTCAAGTTCTGCTGTTTCTAAAATCCCTAATTCACAAAGCTTTAGCAGTTGCACTTTGTAAAGTTGGCAGGTAATTAATGAATCATTAGCAGCATATTCTATTTGGCTTTCGCTTAAGTTTTCTGCCCAATTGCTAGTTTGTTCTGTTTTATCTACTCCAATATTAAGAAAACGTAGCGCAGTTTGTGCCAAACTATGAGATTGTCCTTCTCGTCCACCAGAAATTAACTTGCTAGCTAACATTGTGTCAAAAATAGACTTAATAGTTAAACCTAAATGATGCTTAATCATTTTTAGGTCAAACTTAGCATTATGTAATACTTTGATAGGAGTTTCTGCTAAAAATAAACCTTTTAATTCTTGGGCTAGAGTAGGAGTCTTAAATAAATCTATGATAAAGGCTTGTTTGGTATTTGAAAGCTGAATTAACCTTAATTTGCTAGTGTAAGGATCTAGTCCAGTTGTTTCTGTATCTAGCCCAATAGCTTCAGATTGTCTTAATATTTCCAGTGCTAGTTTTAACTCTGCCAAAGTTTTTATTATTTTTATTTCTCTCATCCCTCTTAATCAGCGCGGAAACTCCACTCTTTAGGGCGGAGAGGAGCGCCATCTCCTTATAAAAAGAAAATAAAGAGGAAGAGTTAAACTTCCTCCTTAAAAACTAAAAAGAAGTGGATTACTCCACAAATCTCCGCTTGCGCGGGTAAAGTTGGCCTCGACAAAGTTACTAGTCAGTACACCCAATAAGCACTACCACTATACCCTTGCAGTTTTTTAACTTACTGGTTACAGAGCTTGGAACTGGCACGCATCCCAAGGTGTGTTCTTTAACTCTTCTAATAAGGTAGCTTCACCTACAGCTTAGTCTGGTCACGTGGACTTCTTGGCTTTTACCCCAACAAGCCTAGTCCTTTATGGCTAGGTAAGTGACTTTCTATTAATCCCAAATGATAAAACACAAAAAGCGATAATAAACTTTCTTATGTTTAACTGCCACTTAAAAATCAATGCACCAAAAAAAAAAGTAGGATATACTTGCAAAAGCATCAAAAAAAGAAATTTTTAACAGGGTATTTTTGTGAGTAACGAACGTCGAAAATACTATAGAACTCCATTGCTTTTACCTATAGAGGTCTATAGTTACGCTTGTGAGCGAAGCCGCTTTTATGAAAAAACGGAAACTATGAATGTAAGTCCACTAGGGGCTTCCTTCCGCTTACATAACATAGTTGATGTAGATGATATTGTCCGACTTGTTTTACCAATGCCTGAACAAATGCGGCTTTATGATCAAAATTTAGCTACATATCAAATTTATGCTCAAGTAAGACGTGTTAGACCAAGAGGAGATGGATTTGTAAATGTTGGTGTAGCTTTTATTTCTAAAGACCCTCCAGAAGTAGAAGTTAATGAGCCTATCAGAGCCTCAGAACCAACACCAGAAATAGCTATAACTCCACCTATTATTAATGAGGTCGAAAATTCAGATGTGTTTGCTACTCGTCCCTTAGGGCCACAAGGATTAATTAGAGCATCCTTAAACACTCCTAACCCTTTAGCTAACCGCTTAAGACCTCCTTCAGCTCCAGTACCTGTTGTTCCTGCTCTTGTTAATACTCCTGCAAAAGTTCCTTCTACGCCGTTAAATGATTTACCTGTTAAACCTGCGTCTATCTCTGCTTCACTACAAAATTCAATTGATGCACAAGATCCATTAACTACCAATCCAAATACCAAACCTTCAGTTATTTTAACACCTGCTCGTGAAAGTTCTTCATCTAACTTAAAACATCCAACTATTGCCCAGAGTATGCTCAACAATGACCGCAACGAGCCTAGAGCAAAATTAAGGCTAAGTTTAAGTATTCGTGGATTAGACAAAAGTGGACAGTATTTTGTGGAAGTTATTCAAACAGAAGATGTTAGCAAACATGGAGTTTGTTTTATGCTCTGTAAACACGAACTAGAACCAAACTCTATTGTTGAAATAGTTGGCTTTCAAGGTAAATTTCATGCCCAAGGCGAAGTAAAACACATTAACTATAATCAGGTTGATAAAACCTATCGTGTAGGGATCCGTCTTTTAGGTCAACCTAATAATTGGATTGTAAAATAATTTCTTTGAGTTATTATGCTTCGGTAATTTCTTTGATTTGTACTCGTCCGCGTAAATGATTAGTTAATTGCTCAGATATGTTAGCTTGCTCTACGGCTAATAACTTTATGCTTATTACTAGACCTTTAGCAGTATATTCCGTACCTACAATAGTTAACTCAGAATGATTCTCTATAAAATAATAAAGGCTATTTTGCTCACTAAAAGCAACTTCTACTGCTATAACTATAGTAGGTTGAATTAATACACTTTGAGCCGCTTTTAGTACTGCTGATGCTCCACCTCCATAAGCCCGAACTAACCCGCCAGCACCTAGTTTTGTCCCACCATAATAACGAGTTACTACTACGCAAACTTGCTCTAAATTTGAGCCTAGAATTGCTTGTAAAATTGGTTGTCCGGCTGTCCCAGCAGGCTCTCCATCGTCGTTAAATCTATATTCATTAGGTGAAATTCTATAAGCCCAACAATTATGTGTTGCATCCAGGTGTTTTAACTTAATAGATTGTATATAACTCATTGCTTCTACTGCCGAAGTAACACGCTCACAACGAGAAATAAATGTTGATCCCTTAATACTAGTAGTAACCTCAGAACTACTAGCAATAGTGAAATATTCACGATTTGTTGACAATTTGTTGCTCCAAGTTGTTTTAGACAGCCTATTATAGCTTACCTATTACAAATATATCTGCTATTGTTTTTTCTATTTTTGTTTAACTTTCAAAATGAGGTCTTTATGTTGCTGGCTCCAAAACAATCAAAAAATATATCAAACTTTAGCAATTTATTAATTTTGAGTCTTTTTATTATATTGCTATTTACTACATCTATAGCGTGTAAAAAAAATCTTTTTTCAAAAGATGCTAATGATAATAAAACTAGTGCTGTTGAGACTGATAAAAAAGTAGAAATTAGAAATTTAAGTTATAGCGTTGAATTGCAAGAGTTTATAGAAGATAAAAAACAGGATACTAAAATACTTCTACCAGGAAAAATAGCTTATAAGGATAAAGACCAAATTAGATTACGGCTAAAAGCCAATTCTGAAGGCTATATCTACTTAGTGCAAGAGACTAGCGAACTACTTGATAAAGATCAAGGTTTAGCAAAATATGTTTGGCTATTTCCGTTAGAAAAAAAGAGAAATCTTTTAGAAGCTGATCAAGAAATCAAAATGCCTGA
This region includes:
- a CDS encoding PilZ domain-containing protein, which codes for MSNERRKYYRTPLLLPIEVYSYACERSRFYEKTETMNVSPLGASFRLHNIVDVDDIVRLVLPMPEQMRLYDQNLATYQIYAQVRRVRPRGDGFVNVGVAFISKDPPEVEVNEPIRASEPTPEIAITPPIINEVENSDVFATRPLGPQGLIRASLNTPNPLANRLRPPSAPVPVVPALVNTPAKVPSTPLNDLPVKPASISASLQNSIDAQDPLTTNPNTKPSVILTPARESSSSNLKHPTIAQSMLNNDRNEPRAKLRLSLSIRGLDKSGQYFVEVIQTEDVSKHGVCFMLCKHELEPNSIVEIVGFQGKFHAQGEVKHINYNQVDKTYRVGIRLLGQPNNWIVK
- a CDS encoding YigZ family protein, which codes for MSTNREYFTIASSSEVTTSIKGSTFISRCERVTSAVEAMSYIQSIKLKHLDATHNCWAYRISPNEYRFNDDGEPAGTAGQPILQAILGSNLEQVCVVVTRYYGGTKLGAGGLVRAYGGGASAVLKAAQSVLIQPTIVIAVEVAFSEQNSLYYFIENHSELTIVGTEYTAKGLVISIKLLAVEQANISEQLTNHLRGRVQIKEITEA